The Pseudomonadota bacterium sequence CAGAGCTCGGATAAGATAGGAAATGAATCAGCTCTGGTTTCTTCGTCGAGGAAAATCATAACATTTAATCATAAACAGTTTTCATGGAGATTATTTCATTATAAAAACTTTTGAAAAAAATTTCACGACTGTATCGGTATAGGCAGATCAACAATGGCAGTGGTGTGATCTCCCTGGATGCTTTCAAATCGAAGATAGCCCTGATGCTCCATGACCAGATTCTGACTGATGCTCAAACCCAACCCGGTGCCTTCGCCAGGAGGTTTTGTGCTGAACAGCGGATCAAATATCTTGTCGATTACCTCCTTTGGAATCCCCGTGCCAAAATCCGTCACCGTTGTCCGCAGATAATCTTTACCGTCTACCTGTATGACAAAACTGGTAATTTCAAGGCGTTTGCCGGGGTCCTGCCCCTTATAACGCATCTTGAGAGAATAACGGGCATTGCTCAATAAATTAAGGAAAACCTGCTGAAGTTGTTGAGGATTGCCTTTAAGGTAGGGGAGATCAGGGGAAATATCAATAACTGCTGAAATAGCGTCCTTATTAAACTGATACATGAGAAGGGAGACGCTGTCTCTGATAACGTCTTCGATCTGAAACTCCTCAACAGTTTCATCCCGTTGCCTGGCAAAATCAAGAAGATTACGGACAATACCCGAAATCCGGTCGCCTTCCTTGATTATCCTGGTTAGAATTTCTCCTCTTTCTTTGGCTTCAATATCGGATGCCTCAAAGCCATCCAGCAGTATCTGGGTGAGATTAATAATCCCGTTTATCGGGTTATTAATCTCATGGGCAACTCCAGCGGCAATTTCTCCGATGGCGGCAAGCTGGCCGGCACGAAGGGCTTCGGCCTTCTTGATTTTCTCCTCGGTGATATCACGCGCCATGGCGATAAACAGCGTTTTTGCGCCGAACATCATCTGGCTTATTGAAAGCTCAAGAGGAAAAGTGGAACCATCCTTTCGCCGCCCGGTAATTTCCTGGGGGCTGCCCATAAACCTCGTGATATCCGGCGGCCCAGTTTCCTGAACGGCTGAATACTTACTGCCCCGTTCCGAAGAAAACCGCACCAGCACATCTATATGCTGCCCGACAACCTCATGGGAATCAAACCCGAATATCCTGGTCGCCGCGGTGTTTAATGATTCAATACAGCCGTCCTCATCCAGGGTAATCAAACCATCAAGCATGTTTTCGATAATCGACCGGATTCTTGCTTCCGCCTGTTCCCGCTCGCGGATAGATTCCTGCAACCGGTGCGAGCCGATAAGGATGCCCATGATACCAAGCAACCATAAGGCAAAATGAGCCATTGAAAACATCACCGTATCTTTTCTCGAAATCGAAAAAAGCAGAGTCATGGGAACGGACACACTGATGCCGCCACGAATATCCCCCAGGTCATATCCCTGAGGCGCATGACATTTGAGGCATCCCTCCTCGGTTATCATCGGCCGCATCAGACGCAGATAAGGCTCGCCGTCAATCTTCTCAATGGAATGAACCTCTTCCTTGCCGTTTTCAAATGCTTCGAGAGCTTGAGACTCCCATTCATCCGCAGCGTTTTCAGAACGAATCGGATCCAGACTGGTGATGTGTCCGAGCACCCCGTGCCGTAAAGTCTGCATCTCGTAAATCTCGCGGATCATATATTCCGGATTCACCAGAGTATACGATTTCCCGGAAGAGGCGTTTATCATATTCTCGGGTATGTCCTTAAGATAGGGATTCGGCTGGGTGCTTTCGGTGATCGGCACGAACACCCCGTTATGATTGGAAGCCCATCGGTAATAGATAAGATCTTTCTCAAATACTGTTCTGGCCTCATTAAGCGCTACTTCAAAGGTCTCCTGCTTCTGTCTGACAAGATTAAAAGCCAGAGAAACAAAAATAATAATGGTCCAGAAACCCACCAGAATCCAGACATACGTTCCGAGTTTCATTGAAGAAAAGCCACCTTCTGATGTCTTTCCCCTCCTGGAAACACTTTCAAGCAACCAGCAAAAAACAATTGCCAGAGAAGCCATGAAGCCGCCCACTTTCACGTGGTCGCCTGCCAGATACGGCACATCAGGGTAAAAAACCAGGTCCATCAACGCATAGAGATTGCCGATAAAAACAATGAGCAATACATAGAGGGCGTATCGCCGGACTCTTCTTTTATTATCAAATACTTTCATTGGCGATATTTTGTAACCGGAAATTCATATTGTCTCTCCGGTAACAACCTCTAAGGAAGAAAAATCTTTTGAAGTTCGGCATGGATTAATAATGCAGTTTCGACCTATTTCGGTGTGTTCGGGAATTTCGACTTCTTTACCGATAAGCGTGATCCCGGTATATAAATGCCCCGGAAATTGCCGGTTCGGCTTTGTTTTCTCCTCGCCTTTCCCAACATACACATGACTACCAACCTTAACCCTTTTATCAAGAATCGCAAGATCAATGACGCTGTCTTCGCCTATCTCACAGTCATCAAATATAATCGAATCACGGACAACTGCTCCCTTTCCGACTCTGACTCCAGGAGAAAGCACCGAGTTAATAACCTCACCTTCAATGGTACAGCCCGCTGAAATCAGAGAACCGCTCACTCGGCAACCGGTCTTGAACCTGGCAGGAGCCCGGTCTGCGAGACGACCGTCGGTCTCGCCGCTGGGCCGAATCCCCCAGATTTCAGGGGTAATGCCCGATTCAGGACGGACAACATCCATATTCGCCTCCCAATACGCCTGTATGGTGCCGACATCACGCCAATAGCCGTGAAAAGGATAGGCATAGACATTATCCTTTTCAATGGCCTTTGGAATGAGATGCATGCCAAAATCCACTTCTTCCCGATTTTCCAAAAGCACCTTGAGCAGATATTCGGTATCAAATACATAGATGCCCATTGAAGCAAGGTTGGTGCGCGGCACCTTGGGCTTTTCCTCCCACTCGATTATCCTGCCGTCATCATCGGTGATTCCAGACCCGAATTGATGAATTTCACTTTCAGGCACCACCATCATGCCGATGGTGATATCCGCCTGCTTCTTTCGATGAAAGCGGATCATGTAATCAAAATCCATGCGATATATATGATCCCCGGAAAGAATGAGAATCTCCTTGGAGGGATGGGCCTTGATAAAATCAATATTCTGCCGGATGGCGTCAGCTGTGCCTTTATACCAGTCCGAATCTTTGAAACCGGTGCGGGGCGGCAGAATTTTTATTCCCCGGCTTCTACCGCTAAAATCCCAGGCCTCGCCGGTGCCGATGTGGCGCATTAAAGACAGCGGTTTATACTGGGTCAACACTCCCACCAGGGTAAAGCCGGAATTCATCACATTACTGAGACTGAAGTCGATTATCCTGTAGAGCCCCGCAAAAGGCACCGCGGGTTTGGCCCGGGTCTGGACAAGAAGATTCAACCGGCTTCCCACTCCGCCGGCAAGAAGCAATACCAATGGGCCATCAGAAACTTTCATCTGACGATCTCCCCGCTTTTTATGATCTTGGAAATCCTGCCCGGCTTGAGGTGCGGATATAAAGTACAGTCCGGACCGATAATTGACCCGTCGGGAATACTGTTATTCCAACCGACAACCGTTGCATACTGGTCCAGGCTCATATCCTCGGCCCCAATCATCACTTCCGAACCGAAAGTAACATTCACGTCGCTTACAACTTTGTTGAGGACCGAATCCCGACCCACAACATTATTGAAAAATAAGACCGAGTCCTTTACC is a genomic window containing:
- a CDS encoding DUF3365 domain-containing protein, coding for MKVFDNKRRVRRYALYVLLIVFIGNLYALMDLVFYPDVPYLAGDHVKVGGFMASLAIVFCWLLESVSRRGKTSEGGFSSMKLGTYVWILVGFWTIIIFVSLAFNLVRQKQETFEVALNEARTVFEKDLIYYRWASNHNGVFVPITESTQPNPYLKDIPENMINASSGKSYTLVNPEYMIREIYEMQTLRHGVLGHITSLDPIRSENAADEWESQALEAFENGKEEVHSIEKIDGEPYLRLMRPMITEEGCLKCHAPQGYDLGDIRGGISVSVPMTLLFSISRKDTVMFSMAHFALWLLGIMGILIGSHRLQESIREREQAEARIRSIIENMLDGLITLDEDGCIESLNTAATRIFGFDSHEVVGQHIDVLVRFSSERGSKYSAVQETGPPDITRFMGSPQEITGRRKDGSTFPLELSISQMMFGAKTLFIAMARDITEEKIKKAEALRAGQLAAIGEIAAGVAHEINNPINGIINLTQILLDGFEASDIEAKERGEILTRIIKEGDRISGIVRNLLDFARQRDETVEEFQIEDVIRDSVSLLMYQFNKDAISAVIDISPDLPYLKGNPQQLQQVFLNLLSNARYSLKMRYKGQDPGKRLEITSFVIQVDGKDYLRTTVTDFGTGIPKEVIDKIFDPLFSTKPPGEGTGLGLSISQNLVMEHQGYLRFESIQGDHTTAIVDLPIPIQS
- a CDS encoding glucose-1-phosphate adenylyltransferase — encoded protein: MKVSDGPLVLLLAGGVGSRLNLLVQTRAKPAVPFAGLYRIIDFSLSNVMNSGFTLVGVLTQYKPLSLMRHIGTGEAWDFSGRSRGIKILPPRTGFKDSDWYKGTADAIRQNIDFIKAHPSKEILILSGDHIYRMDFDYMIRFHRKKQADITIGMMVVPESEIHQFGSGITDDDGRIIEWEEKPKVPRTNLASMGIYVFDTEYLLKVLLENREEVDFGMHLIPKAIEKDNVYAYPFHGYWRDVGTIQAYWEANMDVVRPESGITPEIWGIRPSGETDGRLADRAPARFKTGCRVSGSLISAGCTIEGEVINSVLSPGVRVGKGAVVRDSIIFDDCEIGEDSVIDLAILDKRVKVGSHVYVGKGEEKTKPNRQFPGHLYTGITLIGKEVEIPEHTEIGRNCIINPCRTSKDFSSLEVVTGETI